The nucleotide window TGAATATGGTACGTGTTTCGGTGGCTCCAAATTAGAAGACatgtcaaaaattttagtGGACCAAGGGTTTAACTACTCAGGCAAGGATATGCTTTACTCAGGTATAACAGGAGAATGTTTACAAGCctacatcttttttggtCCCATCTATTATCAGAAGTTGAAGCATATGGTTTTGGATAAGATGCATGCCAGAGCAAGAGGTCCAAGAGCTGTCTTAACCCGCCAACCTACAGAAGGTAGATCTAGGGATGGTGGTTTGAGATTAggagaaatggaaagagaTTGTGTGATTGCTTACGGTGCTTCGCAACTATTATTGGAAAGATTAATGATAAGTTCAGATGCTTTCGAAGTCGATGTCTGTGAAAAATGTGGATTAATGGGATACAGCGGTTGGTGTAAAACATGTAGAACAGCCGAATACATAACCAAGATGACTATACCTTATGCTGCAAAATTACTTTTCCAGGAATTGTTATCAATGAACATAGCCCCAAGATTGAGACTAGAGGATATTTTCCAAGAGTAAGCATATTTTCAGCGACATTCAAATCACAAGCAAAATTTATAGCAGTCTTTTGGAGCACCGATTTTGCTTTGCATAAAGGTTACTTCTAAGATATTTATAGACGTTATAGATGTTTTAAAGGAATCATTCAGGAAAAACAAGCTCGAATTCAACCTTCAACCTGTTTGAAAGTTCCTTCATAGTCATTTCTTGACTTTGTTTATCTTTGAGCGCATTCTCAAGTTTAGCaaattctttctctttccaaACCTCTGCTTCTCTTATTTTTTCCTCTGCTTTGTCCTTATATTCCTGCTGTACTTCCTCGGGTAGCCTTTGAAACTCTTCCGATTCCAAAAGCTCGTCCATCTCGTTCTGGAATGAATCATCTACCTGATACTCTAGCTTTCTCTTCGCAGCTTCAAACTCTTTCCTCAGCAGTTCTTCATATCCTCCAGTTCTAGCTATCTTAATCAAGGTTGAATTCATAATGAATGACATTCCCGCTTGACATATGGTTCTCCATTTTTCGATCAGAAGCAGCAccttttcctcttcatcgTAATATTTTAGGATCTTTATTGCCTGCTTCAACTGATAATTATCTTTCTTATAGAATCCTATCTGCTTGTTTAATTCCTCACAAAGTAATCTGTTTTCCGCCACTAGTTTTCGATCTTCATTGGAAACTGTGGACTTTTTAAAGACAGATTTTCGAACTTGTACTTGGGGAGTTCTCTCTGAGCTTAATGGTGATTTTagaaagattttgatcttATTTTGATCTATTTTGAAGGGCCTGGGAGGCGAACTGCCAACGATTGTTGTGTCATCCATTAGCCGCCCAAAGGGAAAATGTATCTTTAcagaagatgaggaagGAGCAGAAGCCTTTTCTTGAAGTAAGACTGAAGCTAGTGCCTTGAAGATTTTGTAAACTATTCCTGTTGCCAGAAATGTTACCAATGCGCTCTTTTCTTTACGCTACATGCAAATatctttcattcaaaacGATCCAGAGAGAAGCTTTTAAACAGCGCGCTTTGACTTGTAATTTACATTTATATAATATAtacaaaagaattgaacaaattttcaacaaaaacagaCTTAAATCAATCGGACATTTCTACATCTTCATTAGCGCTTTCTTCATTGCTATTTTCGTCTGATGTATCGTCTTCATCAACGTCTAAAGCTTTATTCTCGTCCgattccttttctttgtcttcttcttcgagACTCTCTCTCAAAATTCTTGcactttcttctttcacTTCACGTTGAATGACAATATATGACCCTAAAGGAGTTTTCTCCCAAGGAACATCATGCAAGAAACGGGCGACTTCCGTTTTATTGGTGGGGCTAAAGTCTACATCGTCTCTCTTTGACTGAATATAAGAActattttgtttcaatttctccaCAACGTTCGATAATTGCTTACTTTGCTTGATACtctttgaagttttcaTGTAACGACGAAGTGAGATGATGACTGGAGCAACCAGTTCTGGGAATGCAACATTTTTACAGTACAGCACGAAATATTCACCTAATAAGTCGACGAACTGCTCTGATAAGCCTTCGTGATACACTCTTGTACCTAAATAAGCCTTATTACACTTGATGTTGTGATCAAAATCAAACGCTGCCAACGATTCTTTCTtatttggaatttttgtAAAGGCCTTTGAAACTAAAATTTCTGACAGAAGTGGGAAGATTGGGATGAATACAGCTGTGTTTTGACTTAATCTAATCAAAGATCTGATTAAATAGAACCTTAACGGGAAGAATTGGGGAGTTGGAATTAACCGGATGACACCAATGGTGACTTGCACTAATGGGTAGATCAATTGTCTTAACTGAGATTCATGACCATTCTCCTTCTCTGGGTTGCATGAAAAAGATAATACACGGGACCAGAAATCTAATGAATGACAGAATTGCCAATTGTAAACAACCTTATAAGCATTAGCAGAGTTCGATTTGTTCGTTTTCTTTGTTGTTGCATTCATTGTGTTTCTTAAATGAATTGCTAGCTGTCTTATGTATTCAAATCCAATTTGATAGCCAGCTGTTTCATCGATAGAGAATAGCTCGGCagctgaatttttttggaagttTATCAAAGGCATGGTACGCATATTTGTCGAACGGCATTTCTTAATAAAAGTTGAATAGGTCGATTTCAGGATTAGTTCCAAAGAAGACTTTTTGAACTCTTTTGCTGCATTATGTAGAAATGCAAAGGCAGCGATTTGTGTCTCGATGTCCCTTGTCGAAGCCCATACATCAACAATGCTCTTGATTATTTCTTTCAGAATCCTTCTGTAGGATAAGAAATATGGCAAGAGCTGATCAACCGAGTGTAGCACTAAAGCAGCAGTTTCAGTATTAGTGATATCATTTATTAGTGTAATCAATGCGCTCGCGTGAGATTTAACAATGGACGCCATCTTAGATGCATTTGAACCAGTTGGGAGAGTTCTTGAGCCTTTGTTATTCTTGTAAGGTACTAGTTGCTGAATGATCTTAGGTAGATCCTTTAGAGCTAAGAACAACAACTCTTGAAATGCTTTAGCATCCGTGATTGAGTATTTGTAATCTTCGATTTTGTCATCTCTGTTGAGATTAACAGCGACCTTGAAAGCAGAAACGATATTTCTAATCAACTTCAGATTtggtttttcatttgccTGCGATTTCCACTTCTTGACAAGTTTCAAAGTTAAATCAATTTTAGCCGAGCCTTTGCTTCCTTGTTCTTCTCCGTGTTCTTCTCTGTTTTTCATGACTTCTTCCCCTTCATCTTCTGCATAGTCTTCATTTTCGATTCCATCTAAAGGATTAGAACCGTTGAAATCAAGGAGCtctttatcattttctAGAAGATACTTATAGAATTCTGGATCCTTCTTAGAAATATCTGCCATGTTCTCAGTCATATCTTCCTCCTCAGATGAGGATTCTCCgtcattttctttcgaCTTTTCAGCTTGTGCCTTGGATCTAGCCTGGCTATTCTTTTTGCTCTCCTTAGGTACTTCAAATCCcgcatcaaaaaacttcTCAGCCGacatatctttgaaaacctCTTCTTTCGCTGACTTCTTCAGCATCTGCTCACTTTTAGTAAGAGCTGCATTTGCCTTCTCCTGTTCAGTTTTATTGCCGCGACGACCTTGCACTCTCTgcttttgattcttttccTGCTTACGATTGTCAAGCGTACGCTTCAAGTGTTTGGACTGAAACTTTCTAGTAGCTTTGGACACCTTTCCCATGATGCACGAGTCGACTACAAACGGGCTACAGCGACTGTCTGGATTGTTCTCAGTTCGACCTCTCGGGAAGTCATCACTTTGTaagctcatctcatcacattttcattttatctATCTagtattgaaaaaattttttcagtaaGCGATGCCCCGTTCAATATGATAGATTCCGGCCTAAATCAGTGAAATCAACAACGAGTTGAAGATACCATAACATCTCCTAGGCACTGGGCTTGTCCGTCTCGAAAGCATGCTGTGATGTTGAGTCCTCATGTCAGTAGAAACATTTTGGGTAGATTCTCTCATGTATGGAAGAGGCTGCTCGCATGCAATGCTTGTGGCATAAAACTCCAGAACACCGAGAACACCAAAGAGGGATACTTTATTGTACCTAAAGAAGcaaaaggtaaaaaattGCAATCACTAGAAGATGTCAAGTATTTACTCTTCAGTCAGGATCTTCAGAAGGCAAAAGGTTTGGTAGAAGCAGGGACGTTTGAAGGTCTGAGACGCACCAGATCTCCCGAATCACTAATTTGCAAGCGATGTAGCGATGCGATccataaaaatgaatataaGTTAGAGGATTTCAGAGGGTTCGCATACGGTGAGATTTCAAGGTATATACCTAGTGGCAGCAATGTGTTGCATCTCGTTTCTTTACCAGAGTTTCCACTGGGCTTGTCGAGGGATATCTTGGAAGAGCCCAGATTTGATACTTCTGTACTACTTACAAAAGCGGATCAGTTGATAAAAGACAGATCAACACTGCAGAAGAAATCTGCTGTTTTTTTCAGAGATTTCATGAAGAACCAACTGGGAATTTCGACAAACAAGACTATTGCAACGTCTACggtaaaaaaatggaatgtTAAAAGTGTTTACTCTATGTTGAGAGCCCATAACTTTTTGCTGGGAAGCGCTAATGTGGGAAAGTCCACTTTGATTAATGCATTGATAAAGGAGTATATGGGCTATAAAGTCAAACGAGGTCAAGCAGGTGATATACTCATCCCAAAAATACCGGAAAAAGACATGTCTAATATGCAGGAGATTCTTAGAGCACAATTCGCTGGTGTATCCCATATACCGAACATGACGAGGAGGCGCCAAGAATACAAAATAGGTGATAAGATCGTTAACGACTTGCCCGGATTTACGGAAGAAACAGCGGTAATTCAATATGAAGACATCATTCGAAGAGAGTGGCTGGATAGAATCAGGAAGACCAATTTGTTCAAGGCAAGGAAGctcaagaaaaagacattCTATTCGATTCTTGGTTCTGAAAATGGAGCTTGTTACACGCTTGGTGgtctctttttcattaaGCCACCGGCGGAAACAATAAACCAAATTATAAATTTTATTCCGGGTGAGGAATATGAGTttaaaagcattgaaaaggGTTTGGAAGTATTCAAGACTTGCAATGTGATGCAGCACCCCCTCGAGAAGTATTGTGGAGTAAAATCTGCTATTTGCAGCCTCGATCATTATTCGCGGCATGTAATCCCACCGTTCCAGGGAAGTGTGGAAATTGTGCTTAAAGATATTGGATATTTCGTTTTGCGAACGACTGGGAAATACAAGTTCACAGGCCTTCACGAGATTTGGGTTCCACATGGGATTACTGTCTGTGTAAGAGAGCCATTGGAGAAACTTATCGATGTAGGGTTTAAAGAGCACTCTGAATCGCACGGTAATCTCCCGGCTTGCCCGAAAAAGAGACCTATAATCAGCTCAACTTATGTTATGAGTCACAATGAGGAGAATACATTTGGTAGAATGCGTGAAATGTATCTTGAGCGTACGATGAACGATCTTTCAGTAAGGAGGCACACTCACGAGGAACCACTTCATATTGTCAGGGAGCTACACGATGAACGGCCTAATCTTTACTGGCATTATCAATGGTACTAGCCGCTACGCATAAATTTACATGTATATAAATATTCGCATGCTCCTCGAGTTTTTCTAtatctttgttttcttgatcttgaCAAAAAGCTTTGGTTATTTGCGGGCCAAAAAATTAAGGTCAAAATATCAGATTGGTGAGAAACAGAATATGATTACAAGACCACCTTTGACAGTTAAGCTTCATTGAGTAGTATTATGAACGGTATAGAAGATAATTTGATTAAATGCCAAAATTGTCAGTTGCCGCTCAAAATAGACAGTTCACTGCTTGATTTAAGCCTGGCTCAAACTGATATGCTAGTAAGTTCAGTCAACGAATATAAACAAGAGAATTATAAAATTCCACAAGAAAGGTTACAACGTCTGAATAAGGTGGTATATCCAAATGAGGTAAACTTACAGAAACTTGGGTTAGGATCTTACATCTTTCTCCAGGATGATATTAAAGTTGAAGACCCGAGTACTGTTGCATCGACGAATACATCACTTTCTACTTCCACAGCTCAGCGAGAAGATGATTCGGGTGATGAGCAAACGGAAGAGGATCGACAACACAGATATTCCGGATCTACTGTCAGAACGCTCTCTACGCAAGTGAGCGCATTAGCTAATGTTTTCAACATCCTGTCTTCAAAGAGTAACATAGATTACCCAGTTTGTCAAGATTGTTGCAACATCTTGATACGAAGAATCCAGAGTGAATATGATGATGCTATAAAGGAAAGAGATCTTTATTCTCAGTTTTTGTCGAGGATTGAGAAACAGAAATCTTTGACATCTCATGATTCCTCAGATGATTCACACgatgaagctgaaaagCTATTGAACGAGAAGGCATCCCTGCTACAAGAGTTAAAAACCCTAGAATTAGAGGATGAAGAACTGGATAAACAAATAGCAGACTTGGAACAACAgctgaaagagaagaagcggttggaggaagaagataCTAGAAGGAACAATTTCTATGAGTTGGAACAAGTTGACTTGGCCCGAGAAGTGCAATCCTTGAAAAACCAATACGATTTTTCTCTGAATTATCTTGACAAACTCCGAAAGATCAATATCTATAAtgaaactttcaaaatatcacaCGATGGACTTTTTGGGATAATCAATGGGCTTAGAATAGGTGGGTTTCAAGATGTCAATGTTCCGTGGCAGGAAATAAACGCAGGTATTGGTCAAGTAGTGTTACTTTTAGCCACCATTACCACTCGCCTTGAAATAAAATTGCAGGGTTATAAGTTGATTCCCATGGGGTCATATTCTAAAGTATCAAAATTCCAAGATGACACTCAAGAATGGGTGGCATATGAAGCAttcaataatgataacTTTAAAATAGGGAAATTATTCCGAAAAGAGACCAGTTTCGATAAAGCCATGGAAAGCTTGTTGATTATTATAAGGCAAATGGCTGTTTGGCTTTCACATGCTAGATCTCAAAGGCATGGAAGCGTATACACAGCTGCAAGTGAAAATGACGAGTTAAACGATGAAGAGATCGAGTTGCCTTACGTTATGCACAAGGATAAAATTAACGGAATATCAGTTAAGCTGTTCGGTGGCAGACCCGGCATGGATTGGACGACAGCAATGAAGTTCTTGTTAACTAACACAAAGTGGCTCTTTGCGTTTTCATCCAGTCAATTGGGTTAGAACAGGACGACTTTCAAGTGTCACAGAGGACGACCTAACAGTATTTTTATTAACAAAGATAAACACTTCAAGTTATTGTATGAATGCGCATTCCACCGTACCATATGTAGACTATATACGCTATCTTCTATTCAATATTATTGGCAGCGAGTGAGGTAGAGAAGTTGTTAGTGTGCGGCAAACCCTCACAACTCAAAAAGCAATAGTGATGAGCAATGCCTTCGACCCCGATGCACTGtcaaaaatgctaaaaAAGCTGTCTTATGGTCTTAATAAAGATCatattgatattgattATGCTATGGAGAGAGTTACCAAGGGGATATCGAGTGCTGCGTCAAAACAGGAAATCATAGCATTTGTTGCGGAAACATTGGCTACGTTGGCCAGCATTCATCCCGATCATTCCATTTTAGCAGCAAGGCTGGAGATTCATGAGTTGCATAGATCATTAAACAACGTAACATTTACAGAGAACTTATCAGCTCTGTTATCAGTGTCTCGAACAGATGCAGAAGCAGCCTCGATTGATGATGATCCGTTACGCAAGCGCCAGAAACTGAGTAGAGTGCCTAAGAAGGGAGTAATTTCACCACAGTTTTTTGCCTTAGCAAAGAAATACCAAGAACGTTTGAATAATGCTATCGTGTCGGAACGAGATTATGAGTTCACTTATTTTGGGTGGAAAACCCTATGCCAGTCCTATTTAATCAAAAAAGCGAATAAAGTGCATGAAACACCGCAGTTCATGTTCATGAGAGTTGCTCTCGCGATACATGGGCCGTACGATGATATCGATCTTGTTTTGTCTACCTACGAACTGATGTCCCAGAGATATTTTATACATGCTTCCCCTACATTGTTTAACGCAGGTACCGTCAATCAATACTTGTCTTCTTGTTTCCTGGTAGGAATGCAAGAAGACTCTATTGATGGAATTTATAAAACTCTGCACAAGACAGCATTGATTTCAAAGGCTTCTGGAGGCATAGGAATTCATGTTTCGAACATAAGGGCAAGCGGATCCTTCGTATCTGGGTCAAACGGGATTTCGAATGGACTGGTGCCCATGCTCCGTGTGTTCAACAATACTGCTAGGTATGTAGATCAAGGTGGTAATAAACGGCCTGGTGCGTACTGCATATACTTAGAGCCGTGGCATTCTGATATTTTCGACTTTTTGCAACTAAGAAAGAACCACGGTAAAGAGGAGATGAGAGCCCGTGATTTGTTTTTGGCATTGTGGATACCTGATCTATTCATGGAACGTGTAGAGTCCAATGGTGATTGGTCTTTATTCAGTCCTGACGAGGCTCCTGGTTTAAATGACGTCTATGGTGAGGAGTTCAACAAGTTATATGGGTATTACGAAGAAACACGGGCTCCGATGAGAGTTGTTAAAGCACAAAAACTGTGGGcagaaattttgcaaagtcAAACAGAAACTGGAGGTCCTTTTATGCTCTATAAAGATGCTTgcaataaaaaatcaaaccAAAAAAACCTGGGAACTATAAAATCTTCTAATTTGTGCTGTGAAATCGTAGAATATAGCTCAAAAGATGAGATTGCAGTTTGTAATTTAGCCTCGGTTGCTCTCCCATCTTTTGTCAGGACATCGAACAGTGAAACCAAATTGtttgattttgataaaCTTCATAGTGTTGTGAAGGTTGTCACTAAAAATCTTGACAGAGTGATAGATATTGGAGATTATCCGGTCGAAGAGGCTAGAAATAGTAACCTGAAGCATCGTCCTGAGGCTATTGGGGTACAGGGTTTGGCAGATCTATTCTTTATTTTAAAAATTCCATTTGAGTCAGAAGAGGCCAGTACTTTGAACAAACAAATCTTCGAAACAATATATCATGCAGCTATAGAAGCATCTATTGAACTAGCAGAGGAGTATGGGCCATACAGCAGTTTTGAATCATCTCCCTCGAGCGAAGGTATACTTCAGTTTGATTTCTGGAAGAAACCAAACCAGAAATATGACTTTCTGTACAAAGACTGGgatgatatcaaagagaGGATAAAAAATCGCGGTCTTCGAAATTCGCTGTTAGTAGGCCCCATGCCTACTGCGTCTACCTCACAAATACTGGGCTACAATGAATCATTCGAGCCAATGACGTCAAATGTTTATACTAGAAGGGTTTTAAGTGGGGAATTTATCGTCATAAATCAACACATGGTTAATCATTTTTGTGATCTAGGTATATGGGAtgagaaattgaaaaacaagatAATTATGCATGATGGATCTGTCAAGGACATAGAGGGACTTCCGGAATGGATCAAAGACATTTATAAAACAGTGTGGGAAATACCACAAAGACGGTTGATTGATCTGGCGAGAGAACGCTCTCCCTTCATCGACCAGTCTCAAAGCTTGAATTTATTCATGAAAACACCTACAATGGGCAAGCTAACAGGAATGCATTTTTATGCGTGGAGACAAGGACTAAAGACTGGGATGTATTATTTGAGAACACAAGCAGCTGCAGCTGCAATTCAATTCACTATCAACAGCGAAAATACTTTAGCGAGTGGTGTCAGCCTACCAAAATCTAAAAggcaagagaaaaaggataTAGTTTCTGGAATATATCCGCTTAGTGCAGATAAAGAGCTTTTTATTCACTTCTTTAGTGAAGCAGGTGAATCCCTGgcaaatttaaaaaaagatgattaTAACAATAAAGGTAACGTAGACTCGTGTGATGACGTCTTTGGAATACATGATTCGACACCATTAGCGTGTAATTTAGGTGACAATGGTGAGGTTTGTGAGGGTTGCTCGGGTTGAACTCAACTTGGATAGTTTAGAGTTTAAAAGCTGTAGCAATTATTTTGTAAATAAGTAATCGAGTATAAGTcttacatttttttaacaatttgtttttgtttttgatagCGCTGCTATATATTTGTAAACTTAAAAATACTATTATACAACTGTACCATGAGTTATTGATGATGActttcaaatcaagaaagcCGCTCTCATGAGCAGAAAAATAATTATATATCCTTCTTTTAACTGTACAATGAGGAAAGGACATTCTATCactgagaaaaatttgtctAGAGAGTTGAAATTCTATTCtcgaaaaaaatgaaaaacgaaaaaaacaaaatgtAGAATATAAGTGAATGTGAATAACCTTATTTCCATGCTAATACTTTATTTGTCATGGTCAATgtatttgaataattttaATACTATCCCACACTTAATTTTAGTGCTTCATTGCTCGTGAGAAGTAGGAGAATATTCTAATGTACAATCGTATAATATCGAAACCACGGGAAATAACCAATAATGGtagaaaaaaaggatagCGATATATTAATGCGAGTTCAAACACAATTTTTTAAGAAGCAAtcataaaataaaattcttAAATTGTCTCAAACCGATGTGGagaaaataagaaaacGTGAACTTTGGATATAAAAAAGGAGTCGTCTGGGTATACAGAGGAAGTAATTACCACCATGATGAGTTACCAGAGCCAGAGCCGGAACCGGCACCAGCGCTTGAGCCCCAGCCAGAGGTTGATCTGGAATTGCCCCAGCCACCGCTAGTGCCGCCACTTCTCGAAGCGCCCCATGAACCATTACCGTTACCTTGTTTACGGTAGTCTCTGGAGCCGCTTGAACGGTTTGAAAAGCCTCTGCCACCTTTAGGGCCAAAGGACTCCCTTGATacatcattcaaaaattcaggTAAATCCTGGTTAGCTTCAGTAAGAAGTTCGATCAAACCTTTAGCGATATTTTTGTTACCTCTGTTGAAAAAAGCAGTGGAAATACCTGTGTTACCAGCACGACCAGTTCTACCAATTCTATGAACATAATCATCAACATCACCTGGTAAATCGTAGTTGATAACATGGGTAACATTTGGAATATCTAAACCTCttgcagcaacagcagtaGCTACTAATAAATTGGCTCTACCAGATTTGAAAGCGGCCAAAGCACGCTCACGTTCACCTTGAGTACGATCACCATGAATAGCAGTTGCAGCAAAATCTTGCATAATCAAGAAGTCTGTTAGCTGATCTGCCATCCTCTTCGTTTCAACGAAAATTAAAGTTAAGCCATCATTGGAAGCAGATAATAAATCCAAAAGCGCAGATTTCttatcctcatcttcaacatATAGAATTCTCTGCGTGATATTTTCTGAGGTAGAACCAACTCTACCAACAGATAAGAAAATATAATCGTTTAAGAAATCACGGGCTAAATGTTGGATATCAACTGGAAAGGTAGCAGAAAACATGAGAGTTTGCCtattttcaacagatgGCATATCACAACCATCAACGATGTGTCTAATTTGTGGCTCGAAACCCATATCTAACATTCTGTCAGCTTCGTCAAGAACTAGATATTTAACCTTAGCCAAAGAGATTTTACCACGCTCCAGTAAGTCATTCAAACGACCAGGGGTAGCAACCAATAAATCACAACCACGATCTAAATCTTTCATTTGACTGTAGACATCTGCACCACCGTAAACAACAGTTGGTCTAACCCAAGATCTGTATGTAAACTTTTTAGCCTCATCAAAGATTTGAGTTGCCAATTCTCTGGTTGGAGCCAAGACAACTGCTGTTGGTAATGCCTTTCTCATATAAGATCCTCTGGCACTTTCCGGAGTTTCAGATGGACCTGTTTTGAATGACTCAGATAAAACAGGGAATAAAAAACCACCGGTTTTACCAGAACCTGTTTGAGCACAAGCCATCAAATCTCTACCGTTAGCAACAATAGGAACAGAATACTTCTGAACAGGTGTTGGCTTGGTAAATCTCGCCATCTTAATATTTTCCAACAACAACTCATCCAATGGTGGGCTAGTGAATTCGGTGATTGGTTCAGGAACATTTTCACCTGAAGCCTCTACTGGGATATCATCATAATTATCAAAGTTAATACCGGAAGATTGAAATTGCGGATCCTCAGCAACACCAAATAACTGTATTTCCATTCTCTCGTTCTTTGGTGCTGGAACGTGTTTGCCGTCTACCCATCTACCAGTACCAGCTGGTCTGGGACCTCCATCGTTCCTGAAACCACCTCTACCTCTGGAAAAATCACCTCTTCCACCACCACGACGGTCAAATCCGAAGAAACCTCCTCTATTTCCGCCAGATGACCCGCGATCAACTGGACCGCTACCTTCATTTCTTGTACGTCTACCTTCACCACGTCTCAAATGAGGTGGAACATAACCTCCCTTACCATTATTGTCGTTAATGTCTAGGTTTTTTACCTCGTTACTCAAATCAGCCATAATACTCTGCGCTATTTCTCGCTTTTCTGGATCTAACTTTAAATCTATATCTCTCTTGAATACAGATCGCCTTTTTAGTTATCTATAACCTATTGCGTGATAAATATCTATCTTGTATTTGACAAACGTTATTAATATTCAATGCTACAACCGATCCCATCATGCCTCTAGTTAT belongs to Zygotorulaspora mrakii chromosome 1, complete sequence and includes:
- the GEP3 gene encoding Gep3p (similar to Saccharomyces cerevisiae YOR205C; ancestral locus Anc_8.616), translating into MLSPHVSRNILGRFSHVWKRLLACNACGIKLQNTENTKEGYFIVPKEAKGKKLQSLEDVKYLLFSQDLQKAKGLVEAGTFEGLRRTRSPESLICKRCSDAIHKNEYKLEDFRGFAYGEISRYIPSGSNVLHLVSLPEFPLGLSRDILEEPRFDTSVLLTKADQLIKDRSTLQKKSAVFFRDFMKNQLGISTNKTIATSTVKKWNVKSVYSMLRAHNFLLGSANVGKSTLINALIKEYMGYKVKRGQAGDILIPKIPEKDMSNMQEILRAQFAGVSHIPNMTRRRQEYKIGDKIVNDLPGFTEETAVIQYEDIIRREWLDRIRKTNLFKARKLKKKTFYSILGSENGACYTLGGLFFIKPPAETINQIINFIPGEEYEFKSIEKGLEVFKTCNVMQHPLEKYCGVKSAICSLDHYSRHVIPPFQGSVEIVLKDIGYFVLRTTGKYKFTGLHEIWVPHGITVCVREPLEKLIDVGFKEHSESHGNLPACPKKRPIISSTYVMSHNEENTFGRMREMYLERTMNDLSVRRHTHEEPLHIVRELHDERPNLYWHYQWY
- the MEI5 gene encoding Mei5p (similar to Saccharomyces cerevisiae MEI5 (YPL121C); ancestral locus Anc_8.618) — translated: MDDTTIVGSSPPRPFKIDQNKIKIFLKSPLSSERTPQVQVRKSVFKKSTVSNEDRKLVAENRLLCEELNKQIGFYKKDNYQLKQAIKILKYYDEEEKVLLLIEKWRTICQAGMSFIMNSTLIKIARTGGYEELLRKEFEAAKRKLEYQVDDSFQNEMDELLESEEFQRLPEEVQQEYKDKAEEKIREAEVWKEKEFAKLENALKDKQSQEMTMKELSNRLKVEFELVFPE
- the VPS30 gene encoding beclin 1 (similar to Saccharomyces cerevisiae VPS30 (YPL120W); ancestral locus Anc_8.615), which translates into the protein MNGIEDNLIKCQNCQLPLKIDSSLLDLSLAQTDMLVSSVNEYKQENYKIPQERLQRLNKVVYPNEVNLQKLGLGSYIFLQDDIKVEDPSTVASTNTSLSTSTAQREDDSGDEQTEEDRQHRYSGSTVRTLSTQVSALANVFNILSSKSNIDYPVCQDCCNILIRRIQSEYDDAIKERDLYSQFLSRIEKQKSLTSHDSSDDSHDEAEKLLNEKASLLQELKTLELEDEELDKQIADLEQQLKEKKRLEEEDTRRNNFYELEQVDLAREVQSLKNQYDFSLNYLDKLRKINIYNETFKISHDGLFGIINGLRIGGFQDVNVPWQEINAGIGQVVLLLATITTRLEIKLQGYKLIPMGSYSKVSKFQDDTQEWVAYEAFNNDNFKIGKLFRKETSFDKAMESLLIIIRQMAVWLSHARSQRHGSVYTAASENDELNDEEIELPYVMHKDKINGISVKLFGGRPGMDWTTAMKFLLTNTKWLFAFSSSQLG
- the NOC2 gene encoding mRNA-binding ribosome synthesis protein NOC2 (similar to Saccharomyces cerevisiae NOC2 (YOR206W); ancestral locus Anc_8.617), whose translation is MSLQSDDFPRGRTENNPDSRCSPFVVDSCIMGKVSKATRKFQSKHLKRTLDNRKQEKNQKQRVQGRRGNKTEQEKANAALTKSEQMLKKSAKEEVFKDMSAEKFFDAGFEVPKESKKNSQARSKAQAEKSKENDGESSSEEEDMTENMADISKKDPEFYKYLLENDKELLDFNGSNPLDGIENEDYAEDEGEEVMKNREEHGEEQGSKGSAKIDLTLKLVKKWKSQANEKPNLKLIRNIVSAFKVAVNLNRDDKIEDYKYSITDAKAFQELLFLALKDLPKIIQQLVPYKNNKGSRTLPTGSNASKMASIVKSHASALITLINDITNTETAALVLHSVDQLLPYFLSYRRILKEIIKSIVDVWASTRDIETQIAAFAFLHNAAKEFKKSSLELILKSTYSTFIKKCRSTNMRTMPLINFQKNSAAELFSIDETAGYQIGFEYIRQLAIHLRNTMNATTKKTNKSNSANAYKVVYNWQFCHSLDFWSRVLSFSCNPEKENGHESQLRQLIYPLVQVTIGVIRLIPTPQFFPLRFYLIRSLIRLSQNTAVFIPIFPLLSEILVSKAFTKIPNKKESLAAFDFDHNIKCNKAYLGTRVYHEGLSEQFVDLLGEYFVLYCKNVAFPELVAPVIISLRRYMKTSKSIKQSKQLSNVVEKLKQNSSYIQSKRDDVDFSPTNKTEVARFLHDVPWEKTPLGSYIVIQREVKEESARILRESLEEEDKEKESDENKALDVDEDDTSDENSNEESANEDVEMSD